One Acidobacteriaceae bacterium genomic region harbors:
- a CDS encoding UPF0182 family protein, whose amino-acid sequence MQTIIDPAMAPEWRRRRRKLLLVAVLLFVAFILGRIALSNWVDLLWFRSLGYGSVFWTTIWLQVIIFAVASLVTFAVLYLALWGIRRSHEGNLPAAHAIIIGGEPVRFSVEPALRYISLAVSIVFALIAGLTMVGEWPALALFWYAPHSTGSATDAIFAKPLNFFLFTLPAWQIINNWLLTLAIATCAVAVLFLFITSGSRTLEKRKLSYGPAPWRGLSITVAFLMLVLAMTTFVDRYQTLLEHHTIFDGVNYTDAHISIPGALVICAALLLGAAIAAFNAARESRGRWILIAVAPAIVCYIMVGIIGWYVGSFIVNPNQLDREEPYIAHNIDATRHAYGLDRFSQSEFPAETTPDAVDAANNQSTLQNVRLWDWHALQDTLRQIQEIRTYYDFPDIDIDRYNLNGTTREVMLAARELNVDRLPESSRNWINEKLIYTHGYGVTMNPVNGFTPEGLPNLLLSNMPVQSTIPGLKVTRPEIYFGELTDTDVYVKTRQQEFDYPQGQNNTLTSYQGTGGIVMGGFARRLLLAIARNDVATLPFSDDVNPQSHMLLWRNIRQRVARLAPFLTFDQDPYIVVGDDGRLSWIMDAYTTSDSYPYSTHYGLGDNSVNYLRNSVKAVVDAYNGTVTFYVFDSEDPVLATYRRIFPTLFKDASAMPADLRRHVRYPEALFTLQSEVYGLYHMTNPEVFFNREDLWTVATETTTDSEGNQAVQPMQPNFVLMKLPGGTSEEFVEILPFTPSNRNNLIGWIAGRCDGANYGTAVVYDFPKTRLIDGPQQIEARIDQNAQLSGQLTLWNQQGSHVLRGSLLVIPSGRALLYAEPIYLQAKQSPMPELRLVVLALQDKLAYGTTFEAALRSLFGGEVSSLNPTEATPAPPSTAAAAPATDTDALIAEASKDFDDYQRLTAEGKLAEAGQKLEELKGALGRLNSHRR is encoded by the coding sequence TTGCAGACGATCATCGATCCGGCGATGGCGCCGGAATGGAGAAGAAGGCGTCGTAAGCTGCTTCTCGTTGCGGTCCTGCTCTTCGTCGCCTTCATTCTCGGGCGAATCGCGTTATCCAATTGGGTCGACCTTCTCTGGTTCAGGTCACTTGGTTACGGCTCCGTCTTCTGGACCACGATCTGGCTTCAGGTAATCATCTTTGCCGTCGCCAGCCTGGTCACATTTGCAGTTCTCTATCTGGCCCTTTGGGGCATCAGGCGGTCTCACGAAGGCAATCTGCCCGCGGCTCACGCCATCATCATCGGAGGGGAACCGGTCCGGTTCTCTGTCGAGCCCGCGCTACGCTACATTTCATTAGCGGTTTCGATCGTCTTCGCGCTGATAGCCGGTTTAACCATGGTCGGCGAATGGCCGGCACTGGCACTCTTCTGGTACGCGCCGCACTCCACGGGCAGCGCAACCGACGCCATCTTCGCCAAACCTCTCAACTTCTTCCTGTTCACCCTGCCTGCGTGGCAAATCATCAACAACTGGCTCTTGACGCTCGCAATTGCGACCTGCGCCGTCGCCGTCCTGTTTCTCTTCATCACCAGTGGCTCGCGCACCCTCGAAAAACGCAAACTCAGCTATGGCCCGGCGCCTTGGCGCGGGCTTTCCATCACCGTTGCCTTTCTGATGCTCGTGCTGGCGATGACTACCTTTGTAGATCGCTACCAAACGCTGCTCGAACATCACACGATCTTCGATGGGGTGAACTACACCGACGCGCATATATCGATTCCCGGCGCGCTCGTTATCTGCGCCGCTCTGTTGTTAGGCGCCGCAATCGCTGCGTTCAACGCGGCGCGTGAATCGCGGGGACGTTGGATTCTGATTGCAGTTGCTCCGGCCATAGTGTGCTACATCATGGTCGGGATCATCGGATGGTACGTCGGCAGCTTCATCGTGAACCCGAATCAGCTGGATCGCGAAGAACCTTATATTGCCCACAACATCGATGCGACTCGCCACGCCTATGGACTCGACCGCTTCTCGCAAAGTGAGTTTCCCGCCGAGACCACTCCTGATGCGGTCGATGCAGCGAACAATCAGTCGACACTTCAAAACGTGCGGCTCTGGGATTGGCACGCGCTGCAGGACACGCTGCGCCAGATCCAGGAAATTCGCACCTATTACGACTTTCCGGACATCGACATCGATCGCTATAACCTCAACGGCACAACTCGCGAGGTGATGCTCGCCGCCCGCGAGCTGAACGTCGACAGACTCCCGGAGAGCAGCCGCAACTGGATCAACGAAAAGCTGATCTACACCCACGGTTACGGCGTGACGATGAACCCGGTCAACGGCTTCACGCCCGAAGGTCTGCCCAATCTCCTGCTGAGCAACATGCCCGTCCAGAGCACCATCCCTGGTCTGAAGGTGACTCGCCCCGAAATCTACTTCGGCGAACTCACCGACACCGATGTTTACGTCAAGACCAGGCAGCAGGAATTCGACTATCCGCAAGGCCAGAACAATACGCTTACGTCCTACCAGGGCACCGGCGGGATCGTAATGGGAGGCTTCGCGCGACGTCTGCTGCTCGCCATTGCCCGAAACGATGTCGCAACGCTGCCCTTCAGCGATGACGTCAACCCGCAGAGCCACATGCTTCTCTGGCGCAACATTCGCCAACGGGTGGCCAGGCTCGCGCCATTCCTTACCTTTGATCAGGATCCTTACATCGTCGTCGGTGACGATGGCCGGCTTTCCTGGATCATGGATGCCTACACGACCTCGGACAGTTATCCCTATTCGACCCACTACGGTCTTGGCGACAACTCCGTGAACTACCTGCGGAACAGCGTCAAAGCTGTTGTCGACGCCTACAACGGCACCGTAACGTTCTACGTCTTCGACAGCGAAGACCCGGTCCTTGCAACCTATCGCCGCATCTTTCCGACCCTCTTCAAGGACGCATCTGCAATGCCGGCGGATCTTCGCAGGCATGTCCGCTATCCGGAGGCACTGTTCACGCTGCAATCGGAAGTCTATGGTCTCTACCACATGACCAATCCGGAGGTCTTCTTTAATCGCGAAGACCTATGGACCGTTGCCACCGAAACGACGACCGACAGCGAAGGTAACCAGGCTGTCCAGCCGATGCAGCCGAACTTTGTCTTGATGAAACTACCTGGAGGCACCAGCGAAGAGTTCGTCGAGATACTGCCGTTCACTCCATCGAACCGGAACAACCTGATCGGATGGATCGCCGGCCGATGCGACGGCGCAAACTACGGAACGGCAGTTGTCTACGACTTCCCCAAGACGAGACTCATCGACGGACCGCAACAAATTGAAGCGCGCATCGATCAGAACGCGCAGCTCTCTGGTCAATTGACGCTCTGGAATCAGCAGGGCTCACACGTCCTGCGAGGAAGCCTGCTCGTCATTCCATCCGGACGCGCACTGCTCTATGCAGAGCCAATCTATCTTCAGGCCAAGCAGAGTCCCATGCCTGAACTGCGGCTTGTCGTGCTCGCCTTGCAGGACAAATTGGCATACGGCACAACCTTTGAGGCGGCGCTCAGGTCGCTATTCGGCGGCGAAGTTTCATCACTGAACCCGACTGAAGCCACCCCAGCCCCACCGTCCACGGCAGCAGCAGCTCCTGCAACCGACACCGATGCGCTCATCGCAGAAGCCAGCAAAGACTTCGACGACTACCAGCGCCTTACTGCTGAAGGCAAGCTCGCCGAAGCCGGTCAAAAACTTGAGGAGCTGAAAGGCGCACTTGGGCGACTTAATAGTCACCGGAGATAA
- a CDS encoding DUF4185 domain-containing protein: MMAFLFMIAVGSMRASQCDATFPLESGKPLAWQGADAAYSVPLPDGRDVWIFGDTLYGAERRVVGQTPQMVHNSLGISTCKDGQWHLQYVVKHDASANAQSYFSPADPTHWYWAMDGFYANGDLWVTLLCIRHTSKPAPAGFDFETCGSDLAQVSHLERDPQHWQVTIHKLVPDGVRAYPSASAVVNAGYVYLFALYETGTRPLLVTRIPLERLSEPSANLQYFATDGVWKRGFDPAKAKVIMQHGSTELSVRYHPTLKKWLAVMVDPALFSNKIILRTAPDLTGPWMEGEVIYEIPEMQPGPTRDKNVFCYAGKEHPELETGSDLVFTYVCNTMDVSELPTHRDIYHPQVVRTPLTASMTR, translated from the coding sequence ATGATGGCGTTTCTCTTCATGATCGCCGTTGGATCGATGCGAGCCTCTCAATGCGACGCTACATTTCCATTGGAATCGGGGAAGCCTCTCGCTTGGCAGGGAGCCGATGCGGCATATTCCGTGCCTCTCCCGGATGGACGAGATGTTTGGATCTTTGGAGACACGCTGTATGGTGCGGAGCGCCGCGTCGTCGGCCAGACTCCGCAGATGGTGCATAACTCACTTGGCATCTCAACGTGCAAAGATGGCCAATGGCACCTGCAGTACGTCGTGAAGCACGATGCCTCGGCTAATGCGCAGAGTTACTTTTCTCCTGCGGATCCTACTCACTGGTACTGGGCCATGGACGGCTTCTACGCGAACGGCGATCTCTGGGTAACGCTGCTTTGCATTCGGCACACCTCCAAGCCAGCGCCCGCGGGATTCGATTTCGAGACATGCGGCTCTGATCTCGCACAGGTGAGCCATCTCGAGCGGGATCCTCAGCACTGGCAGGTCACAATTCATAAGCTGGTACCTGATGGCGTTCGGGCCTACCCGTCAGCCTCCGCCGTAGTAAATGCCGGATACGTCTATCTTTTTGCGCTCTACGAGACAGGTACTCGCCCGCTGCTCGTGACTCGCATTCCACTCGAAAGACTTTCAGAACCGTCAGCTAACCTCCAGTACTTCGCAACGGATGGGGTCTGGAAGCGCGGCTTCGATCCGGCCAAAGCGAAAGTCATTATGCAACATGGCAGCACGGAGCTATCGGTTCGCTATCATCCAACGCTCAAGAAGTGGCTGGCTGTCATGGTGGATCCAGCATTGTTTTCGAACAAAATTATTCTGAGAACAGCACCTGATCTCACAGGCCCCTGGATGGAAGGCGAAGTAATCTACGAGATTCCTGAGATGCAGCCTGGTCCGACACGTGACAAGAATGTCTTCTGCTATGCCGGCAAAGAACATCCTGAATTGGAGACCGGCTCTGATCTGGTCTTCACGTATGTTTGCAACACCATGGATGTCTCCGAATTGCCGACTCATCGCGACATCTACCACCCACAGGTTGTCAGAACGCCCCTGACGGCTAGCATGACGCGATGA
- a CDS encoding class I mannose-6-phosphate isomerase: MYDKAPFINVAPESACLVGWEAIASSLRERQDSSICIECYPGVFVQEIVQAISQHMHGWRVVLADDALLPKEVTEERFMKQLTEDPVFGQMSETTLADFFDHDALTRLKSDASSSGKVIVIGTGATLVAPEPSVLIYADMARWELQRRQRKNLIANFGLDNFSERPSLKYKRAFFLDWRAADRTKAELLPELDFLLDTNTPNAPKMISGDAFRKGMSTAVTRPFRVVPFFDPGPWGGHWMERVCDLPDDGAPNHAWCFDCVPEENSLLLGFGDQRVEVPALDLVLQHPKELLGEAIYKRFGAEFPIRFDFLDTMGGGNLSLQVHPLTGYIREHFGMVYTQDESYYLLDAEEGATVYLGLKNGIDPSRMLSDLDRAQQGDFDFPAEKYVNQFPARKHDHFLIPAGTVHCSGKGSMVLEISATPYIFTFKLWDWGRVGLDGYPRPIHLEHGARNIQWDRTTEWARTNLVNQFVPVASGDGWREERTGLHELEFIETRRHWFTGTVPHSTRGTVHVLNLVEGEEAIVESPTEAFDPFVVHYAETFIVPATVGAYTIRPHGRSVGKECGTMLAYVRDQAEASTA, from the coding sequence AGCGATTGCAAGCTCCCTCCGAGAGCGCCAGGATTCCAGCATCTGCATTGAGTGCTACCCCGGTGTGTTCGTTCAGGAGATTGTGCAAGCGATCTCGCAGCATATGCATGGCTGGCGAGTTGTCCTCGCCGACGACGCTCTTCTGCCGAAAGAGGTCACCGAAGAACGCTTCATGAAACAGCTCACCGAAGATCCGGTGTTTGGTCAGATGAGCGAGACGACTCTTGCGGACTTCTTCGATCATGACGCGCTAACGAGGTTGAAGAGTGATGCATCCAGCTCGGGCAAGGTAATTGTTATCGGCACTGGAGCGACTTTGGTCGCCCCGGAACCTTCCGTTCTGATCTACGCGGACATGGCAAGGTGGGAGTTGCAGAGGCGGCAACGAAAAAACCTGATTGCTAACTTTGGATTGGATAACTTTAGTGAGCGTCCCTCTCTGAAGTACAAGCGCGCCTTCTTCCTGGATTGGCGTGCCGCAGACCGCACCAAGGCCGAGTTGCTACCAGAATTAGACTTTCTCCTCGATACCAATACCCCCAATGCACCGAAGATGATCTCCGGCGACGCGTTCCGTAAAGGCATGAGCACTGCTGTCACGCGTCCGTTCCGGGTTGTTCCGTTCTTCGACCCGGGACCATGGGGCGGACATTGGATGGAACGGGTGTGCGACCTTCCCGACGACGGCGCGCCCAATCATGCGTGGTGTTTCGATTGCGTACCCGAAGAGAACAGCCTTCTGCTTGGCTTCGGTGATCAGCGGGTCGAAGTCCCTGCGCTCGATCTTGTATTGCAGCACCCGAAGGAACTCTTGGGTGAAGCCATCTATAAACGCTTCGGCGCGGAGTTCCCTATTCGCTTCGACTTTCTGGATACGATGGGCGGCGGCAATCTTTCGCTGCAGGTCCACCCACTTACGGGATATATCCGCGAGCACTTCGGCATGGTGTACACCCAGGACGAGAGCTATTACCTGCTCGACGCCGAGGAGGGCGCGACGGTTTACCTGGGCCTGAAGAATGGCATCGATCCATCGCGCATGCTCTCTGATCTTGATCGGGCGCAGCAAGGCGATTTCGATTTTCCAGCGGAGAAGTACGTCAATCAATTCCCTGCCCGCAAACACGATCATTTTCTGATTCCCGCCGGCACGGTGCATTGCAGCGGGAAGGGATCTATGGTGCTGGAAATCAGCGCGACACCCTATATCTTCACGTTCAAGTTGTGGGACTGGGGACGCGTGGGCCTAGACGGGTATCCCAGACCCATCCACCTTGAGCATGGCGCCCGCAACATCCAATGGGATCGGACAACCGAGTGGGCGCGGACGAACCTGGTCAACCAATTTGTTCCGGTCGCCTCCGGCGACGGATGGCGCGAGGAACGAACCGGTTTGCATGAATTGGAATTCATTGAGACACGGCGCCATTGGTTCACTGGGACCGTTCCCCACAGCACGCGTGGCACCGTGCACGTGTTGAATCTGGTGGAAGGCGAGGAAGCGATCGTCGAGAGCCCTACGGAAGCGTTCGATCCGTTCGTTGTGCACTATGCTGAAACATTCATCGTGCCGGCAACGGTTGGCGCGTACACAATCCGCCCGCATGGACGTTCTGTAGGAAAAGAATGCGGTACGATGCTCGCCTATGTTCGCGATCAGGCAGAGGCATCGACCGCATGA